The following proteins come from a genomic window of Andrena cerasifolii isolate SP2316 chromosome 6, iyAndCera1_principal, whole genome shotgun sequence:
- the Sara gene encoding smad anchor for receptor activation isoform X2: protein MEKFAVDLDKVLDDFEFNEDCAEQIASVNPSANNASSSAIKCNLEPSGLKTYNYLLIESRKANKEFDVLSPVERHKDSQQANARGKCVNEKNITPDSLNYGKEEAAVDSTDSVNHFYTQECASDSKLMQKQAVPPYDSEQVPLTIYNDISQKLMQKQQNGSSSPKIDNRYDKKLNQFNLKPSVSNVFSSLNDYINAPPGSSDCIHSVLDEQEIQSDVEHKAIRYESEALQLIQSTAKDADISVIIKQAPDAISASRETSIPVYQNLTVAATDLPGTLESSVEEGITESRYATDFEGTRNETELSRNITAIQTYSGLQGKAEVVNEMAHNKYNFDSVHESTDIASQENNLAKGEESAMQLEESNRKLDMESSGSTNEHESSLNPVHKPLGFSNIDNLSEDELTRYLAELEEEEKLNEASNKYEDVSICKSYEAALETAAQSASQNQNDKDEDEVRMFKNMIAESPKMIHNELNDEAEISVIDYKSEEADKGVPTELLEKESVQHDDWEKEDNHSDILDNTSSKEFMLLNTDKDVEVKHEDTRVFSENDVPQHCTYDLNITQRSLSGDETEVQLKELKGNPAQYSQACELKMQGTTDNDSDEKNSAMPERRVVNDETKHSDDTAPQSLEISTRSNTSDTSEESEKPARPQTLDIVLPNNEHQTLGSTSDTLLGPEQSEIDGAKEDQGSSPDIVDNSLPESNSILGKQPPFWVPDSDAPSCMLCDVKFTVLKRRHHCRACGKVLCNKCCSMKYKLEYQGNIDSRVCVFCYQLLTKAETEQAIGEWSSRYATCMSNNDINSPQGRQPNPNNPMEYCSTIPPLQQLAGGLPPPPTVMVPVGVLKREGGTKNRPEVSKSVMFSDGIRPGCDLTELDMSWDSKSLYRKSGNKRIPTPGSSVPSTSVKRQNLPRLDPNTECFVPQDSSALPPTVTIHKGQVSYHAVTDEGLLYKTLRNECEPPVMFAVNRNLYAYVKILNLNCCINKTCWNVTSKGLACVGQDEVILLVEVLPDECRVPKDLLIFINQLYLEAIKGNTVSELGFSIYQGGNLLGSREHAGFLFIRQTLQCLQKVVLPPAPYLFGLLVHRWETPWAKVFPLRLVLRLGAEYRYYPCPLFSVRFRDALYFEIGHTVMKVLADFRNFGYTLPGVRGLAIHLRNRMTDVMLPKNRYDQVIKGLNNSNDHVLAYASNFSISADSHLVCIQTNTGDESSYQTQAISINNKPRTVTGTSFIVINGALKSSMGLSAKSSIVEDGLMVEIMPEKMEALKAALKNMQDFSIGCGRQGAPEPDETVNIKWVDNDVQFNLGVKSPIDAQPMDGIPSIRVHNGTDYKGTSRFIRWTEVFIIKSDDHPTGVHDPVDINKLSGNIAKATCTALVKLLDLLATAGLTKLGVRTTIHPDNVGYEAGSEGMKLPPIYMNSLDNELIQVLHKAAQSSQDTHTVLELIFYILDD from the exons ATGGAAAAGTTTGCCGTCGATTTGGACAAAGTTCTCGACGATTTCGAATTTAACGAAG ATTGCGCGGAGCAAATAGCATCTGTTAATCCTTCGGCAAATAACGCGTCATCCTCTGCGATCAAATGTAATTTGGAGCCGTCGGGATTGAAGACTTATAATTACCTTCTGATAGAGTCTAGGAAGGCTAATAAGGAGTTCGATGTTTTATCGCCTGTGGAGAGGCACAAAGACTCGCAGCAGGCGAATGCGAGGGGTAAGTGCGTGAACGAGAAGAACATAACTCCCGATAGTCTTAATTATGGCAAAGAAGAGGCGGCTGTAGATAGTACGGATAGCGTGAATCATTTTTATACACAAGAGTGTGCCAGCGACAGTAAACTGATGCAAAAGCAGGCTGTTCCGCCTTACGACAGCGAGCAGGTTCCTCTGACAATATACAATGACATATCACAGAAGTTGATGCAGAAACAACAGAATGGTAGCAGTAGTCCAAAGATCGATAATAGGTACGATAAGAAATTGAATCAGTTTAATCTGAAGCCTAGCGTTAGCAATGTGTTCAGTAGCTTGAACGACTACATAAACGCTCCGCCTGGAAGCTCGGATTGCATTCACTCTGTACTGGACGAGCAGGAAATACAGTCCGACGTAGAGCACAAAGCTATTCGTTACGAAAGCGAAGCACTTCAGCTTATTCAAAGTACAGCCAAGGATGCTGATATATCTGTAATTATTAAGCAGGCGCCAGATGCGATTAGCGCGAGTAGAGAGACCTCCATTCCAGTCTATCAGAATCTCACAGTAGCGGCAACAGACCTGCCTGGTACGCTCGAAAGTAGCGTCGAAGAAGGTATTACAGAAAGTAGATACGCGACAGATTTCGAAGGTACACGAAATGAGACAGAATTGTCTAGAAATATTACTGCGATTCAGACGTACAGTGGGTTGCAGGGCAAAGCGGAAGTTGTAAATGAGATGGCgcataataaatacaattttgatAGCGTACATGAAAGTACCGATATCGCGAGTCAGGAAAATAATTTAGCAAAAGGAGAGGAATCTGCAATGCAGTTAGAAGAAAGTAATAGGAAGTTAGATATGGAAAGTTCTGGCTCGACCAATGAACATGAAAGTAGTTTAAATCCGGTGCACAAGCCTCTTGGGTTTAGTAACATTGATAATTTGTCGGAAGACGAATTGACCAGGTATTTAGCTGAATTAGAAGAGGAGGAGAAGCTAAACGAAGCGAGCAACAAGTACGAAGATGTTTCGATCTGTAAGTCGTATGAAGCTGCATTAGAAACCGCAGCGCAAAGTGCATCGCAAAATCAGAATGACAAAGATGAAGACGAAGTGCGGATGTTCAAAAATATGATTGCAGAATCTCCCAAAATGATACACAACGAGTTAAATGATGAAGCGGAAATTTCAGTGATTGATTATAAAAGCGAAGAGGCAGATAAAGGAGTACCAACTGAattattagagaaagaaagtgtGCAGCACGATGATTGGGAGAAAGAAGACAACCACAGTGATATTTTAGATAATACCAGTAGTAAAGAATTTATGTTATTGAATACAGATAAAGATGTTGAAGTAAAACACgaagatactcgtgtattttcAGAAAACGATGTTCCACAGCATTGTACGTACGATTTAAATATTACCCAGAGATCATTGAGTGGCGATGAAACGGAGGTACAGTTAAAGGAGCTAAAAGGGAACCCAGCGCAGTATAGCCAAGCTTGTGAATTGAAGATGCAAGGTACTACCGATAATGATTCTGATGAGAAAAATTCCGCGATGCCTGAAAGGCGAGTAGTAAACGATGAAACGAAGCATTCTGACGACACGGCGCCTCAATCTCTAGAAATCTCCACAAGATCGAATACGAGCGACACTAGCGAAGAATCAGAGAAGCCAGCACGTCCTCAGACTTTGGACATTGTTTTGCCAAACAACGAGCATCAGACGCTTGGTTCTACGAGTGATACGCTACTGGGTCCGGAACAATCAGAAATTGATGGTGCGAAAGAAGACCAAGGATCTTCCCCAGATATCGTAGACAATTCCTTGCCAGAGTCTAATTCAATTTTGGGAAAGCAACCTCCGTTCTGGGTCCCTGACAGCGATGCGCCCAGTTGTATGCTCTGCGATGTAAAGTTTACGGTACTCAAAAGACGACACCATTGTCGGGCATGCGGGAAGGTGTTGTGCAACAAATGTTGTagtatgaaatataaattagaGTATCAAGGGAATATTGACTCCCGCGTTTGCGTTTTCTGTTATCAGCTACTTACGAAAG CTGAAACAGAACAAGCCATAGGGGAGTGGTCTTCTCGTTATGCGACGTGCATGAGTAACAATGATATTAATTCACCCCAG GGAAGACAGCCTAATCCAAATAATCCCATGGAGTACTGTTCAACTATACCACCCTTGCAACAGTTAGCTGGTGGACTGCCGCCACCACCTACAGTCATGGTACCAGTCGGAGTTCTTAAAAGGGAAGGTGGTACAAAGAACCGGCCAGAAGTTTCAAAGTCCGTTATGTTCAGCGATG GAATAAGGCCTGGCTGTGACCTGACAGAGCTAGACATGTCCTGGGACTCGAAATCGCTGTACCGGAAGTCAGGGAACAAGAGGATACCGACGCCTGGTTCATCCGTGCCGAGTACTTCAGTGAAGAGGCAGAACCTGCCACGCTTGGACCCCAACACCGAATGCTTCGTGCCCCAGGATTCCAGTGCCCTGCCACCGACTGTAACGATACACAAAGGAC AAGTATCTTACCACGCCGTGACGGACGAGGGACTTCTCTACAAGACGTTGAGAAACGAATGCGAGCCTCCTGTCATGTTCGCAGTGAATCGGAATCTCTATGCCTACGTGAAGATACTGAATC TGAACTGCTGCATAAATAAAACCTGTTGGAACGTCACGTCGAAGGGATTAGCCTGCGTTGGGCAAGACGAAGTTATATTGTTAGTCGAAGTGCTGCCCGATGAGTGCCGGGTGCCAAAGGACCTACTCATCTTCATTAACCAGTTATACCTTGAAGCTATCAAAG gGAACACTGTATCCGAGTTGGGATTCTCGATATACCAGGGAGGGAATCTTTTGGGTTCCCGAGAGCACGCAGGATTTCTCTTCATACGGCAAACCTTGCAGTGCTTGCAGAAGGTCGTGTTACCCCCTGCGCCCTATCTGTTCGGTCTCCTGGTTCACAG GTGGGAAACCCCGTGGGCCAAGGTGTTTCCGCTGCGCCTTGTTCTCCGCCTTGGAGCCGAATACCGCTACTACCCTTGCCCGCTGTTCTCCGTTCGGTTTCGAGACGCGTTGTACTTCGAGATAGGTCACACGGTGATGAAAGTGCTGGCGGATTTCAGGAACTTCGGGTACACGTTGCCAGGCGTGAGAGGCCTGGCCATTCACCTGAGGAACAGGATGACAGACGTGATGCTCCCGAAGAACCGCTACGACCAAGTGATAAAGGGCTTGAACAATTCCAACGACCACGTGCTGGCGTACGCCTCGAATTTCAGTATATCGGCCGACTCGCATTTAGTCTGCATTCAAACGAACACGGGCGACGAGAGCAGTTATCAGACGCAGGCGATCAGTATCAACAATAAGCCCAGAACAG TAACGGGAACGAGCTTCATCGTCATTAACGGCGCGTTGAAGTCGTCGATGGGTCTGTCAGCGAAGTCCAGCATAGTGGAGGATGGACTGATGGTTGAAATCATGCCGGAGAAGATGGAGGCATTGAAGGCAGCCCTGAAGAACATGCAGGACTTCTCCATCGGGTGCGGGCGGCAAGGAGCGCCCGAGCCGGACGAGACAGTGAACATAAAATGGGTCGATAACGATGTGCAGTTCAATTTAGG AGTTAAGAGTCCCATCGACGCGCAACCAATGGACGGCATTCCATCGATTAGAGTGCACAATGGCACTGACTACAAGGGAACAAGTAGATTCATTCGCTGGACCGAAGTGTTTATAATCAAG TCCGATGACCACCCGACCGGTGTGCACGATCCAGtggatataaataaattatctgGCAACATAGCGAAAGCGACGTGTACAGCTCTGGTGAAGCTGCTGGATCTTCTAGCCACTGCTGGTTTAACCAAGCTTGGGGTCAGGACGACCATCCATCCTGATAAT GTTGGTTACGAAGCTGGTAGCGAGGGCATGAAATTGCCACCGATCTACATGAACAGCCTGGACAACGAATTGATCCAGGTTCTGCATAAAGCAGCCCAAAGCAGTCAGGATACGCATACCGTGCTTGAATTAATCTTTTACATCCTCGACGATTGA
- the Sara gene encoding smad anchor for receptor activation isoform X5 translates to MEKFAVDLDKVLDDFEFNEDCAEQIASVNPSANNASSSAIKCNLEPSGLKTYNYLLIESRKANKEFDVLSPVERHKDSQQANARGKCVNEKNITPDSLNYGKEEAAVDSTDSVNHFYTQECASDSKLMQKQAVPPYDSEQVPLTIYNDISQKLMQKQQNGSSSPKIDNRYDKKLNQFNLKPSVSNVFSSLNDYINAPPGSSDCIHSVLDEQEIQSDVEHKAIRYESEALQLIQSTAKDADISVIIKQAPDAISASRETSIPVYQNLTVAATDLPGTLESSVEEGITESRYATDFEGTRNETELSRNITAIQTYSGLQGKAEVVNEMAHNKYNFDSVHESTDIASQENNLAKGEESAMQLEESNRKLDMESSGSTNEHESSLNPVHKPLGFSNIDNLSEDELTRYLAELEEEEKLNEASNKYEDVSICKSYEAALETAAQSASQNQNDKDEDEVRMFKNMIAESPKMIHNELNDEAEISVIDYKSEEADKGVPTELLEKESVQHDDWEKEDNHSDILDNTSSKEFMLLNTDKDVEVKHEDTRVFSENDVPQHCTYDLNITQRSLSGDETEVQLKELKGNPAQYSQACELKMQGTTDNDSDEKNSAMPERRVVNDETKHSDDTAPQSLEISTRSNTSDTSEESEKPARPQTLDIVLPNNEHQTLGSTSDTLLGPEQSEIDGAKEDQGSSPDIVDNSLPESNSILGKQPPFWVPDSDAPSCMLCDVKFTVLKRRHHCRACGKVLCNKCCSMKYKLEYQGNIDSRVCVFCYQLLTKAETEQAIGEWSSRYATCMSNNDINSPQLAGGLPPPPTVMVPVGVLKREGGTKNRPEVSKSVMFSDELDMSWDSKSLYRKSGNKRIPTPGSSVPSTSVKRQNLPRLDPNTECFVPQDSSALPPTVTIHKGQVSYHAVTDEGLLYKTLRNECEPPVMFAVNRNLYAYVKILNLNCCINKTCWNVTSKGLACVGQDEVILLVEVLPDECRVPKDLLIFINQLYLEAIKGNTVSELGFSIYQGGNLLGSREHAGFLFIRQTLQCLQKVVLPPAPYLFGLLVHRWETPWAKVFPLRLVLRLGAEYRYYPCPLFSVRFRDALYFEIGHTVMKVLADFRNFGYTLPGVRGLAIHLRNRMTDVMLPKNRYDQVIKGLNNSNDHVLAYASNFSISADSHLVCIQTNTGDESSYQTQAISINNKPRTVTGTSFIVINGALKSSMGLSAKSSIVEDGLMVEIMPEKMEALKAALKNMQDFSIGCGRQGAPEPDETVNIKWVDNDVQFNLGVKSPIDAQPMDGIPSIRVHNGTDYKGTSRFIRWTEVFIIKCAGNHFCLKSDDHPTGVHDPVDINKLSGNIAKATCTALVKLLDLLATAGLTKLGVRTTIHPDNVGYEAGSEGMKLPPIYMNSLDNELIQVLHKAAQSSQDTHTVLELIFYILDD, encoded by the exons ATGGAAAAGTTTGCCGTCGATTTGGACAAAGTTCTCGACGATTTCGAATTTAACGAAG ATTGCGCGGAGCAAATAGCATCTGTTAATCCTTCGGCAAATAACGCGTCATCCTCTGCGATCAAATGTAATTTGGAGCCGTCGGGATTGAAGACTTATAATTACCTTCTGATAGAGTCTAGGAAGGCTAATAAGGAGTTCGATGTTTTATCGCCTGTGGAGAGGCACAAAGACTCGCAGCAGGCGAATGCGAGGGGTAAGTGCGTGAACGAGAAGAACATAACTCCCGATAGTCTTAATTATGGCAAAGAAGAGGCGGCTGTAGATAGTACGGATAGCGTGAATCATTTTTATACACAAGAGTGTGCCAGCGACAGTAAACTGATGCAAAAGCAGGCTGTTCCGCCTTACGACAGCGAGCAGGTTCCTCTGACAATATACAATGACATATCACAGAAGTTGATGCAGAAACAACAGAATGGTAGCAGTAGTCCAAAGATCGATAATAGGTACGATAAGAAATTGAATCAGTTTAATCTGAAGCCTAGCGTTAGCAATGTGTTCAGTAGCTTGAACGACTACATAAACGCTCCGCCTGGAAGCTCGGATTGCATTCACTCTGTACTGGACGAGCAGGAAATACAGTCCGACGTAGAGCACAAAGCTATTCGTTACGAAAGCGAAGCACTTCAGCTTATTCAAAGTACAGCCAAGGATGCTGATATATCTGTAATTATTAAGCAGGCGCCAGATGCGATTAGCGCGAGTAGAGAGACCTCCATTCCAGTCTATCAGAATCTCACAGTAGCGGCAACAGACCTGCCTGGTACGCTCGAAAGTAGCGTCGAAGAAGGTATTACAGAAAGTAGATACGCGACAGATTTCGAAGGTACACGAAATGAGACAGAATTGTCTAGAAATATTACTGCGATTCAGACGTACAGTGGGTTGCAGGGCAAAGCGGAAGTTGTAAATGAGATGGCgcataataaatacaattttgatAGCGTACATGAAAGTACCGATATCGCGAGTCAGGAAAATAATTTAGCAAAAGGAGAGGAATCTGCAATGCAGTTAGAAGAAAGTAATAGGAAGTTAGATATGGAAAGTTCTGGCTCGACCAATGAACATGAAAGTAGTTTAAATCCGGTGCACAAGCCTCTTGGGTTTAGTAACATTGATAATTTGTCGGAAGACGAATTGACCAGGTATTTAGCTGAATTAGAAGAGGAGGAGAAGCTAAACGAAGCGAGCAACAAGTACGAAGATGTTTCGATCTGTAAGTCGTATGAAGCTGCATTAGAAACCGCAGCGCAAAGTGCATCGCAAAATCAGAATGACAAAGATGAAGACGAAGTGCGGATGTTCAAAAATATGATTGCAGAATCTCCCAAAATGATACACAACGAGTTAAATGATGAAGCGGAAATTTCAGTGATTGATTATAAAAGCGAAGAGGCAGATAAAGGAGTACCAACTGAattattagagaaagaaagtgtGCAGCACGATGATTGGGAGAAAGAAGACAACCACAGTGATATTTTAGATAATACCAGTAGTAAAGAATTTATGTTATTGAATACAGATAAAGATGTTGAAGTAAAACACgaagatactcgtgtattttcAGAAAACGATGTTCCACAGCATTGTACGTACGATTTAAATATTACCCAGAGATCATTGAGTGGCGATGAAACGGAGGTACAGTTAAAGGAGCTAAAAGGGAACCCAGCGCAGTATAGCCAAGCTTGTGAATTGAAGATGCAAGGTACTACCGATAATGATTCTGATGAGAAAAATTCCGCGATGCCTGAAAGGCGAGTAGTAAACGATGAAACGAAGCATTCTGACGACACGGCGCCTCAATCTCTAGAAATCTCCACAAGATCGAATACGAGCGACACTAGCGAAGAATCAGAGAAGCCAGCACGTCCTCAGACTTTGGACATTGTTTTGCCAAACAACGAGCATCAGACGCTTGGTTCTACGAGTGATACGCTACTGGGTCCGGAACAATCAGAAATTGATGGTGCGAAAGAAGACCAAGGATCTTCCCCAGATATCGTAGACAATTCCTTGCCAGAGTCTAATTCAATTTTGGGAAAGCAACCTCCGTTCTGGGTCCCTGACAGCGATGCGCCCAGTTGTATGCTCTGCGATGTAAAGTTTACGGTACTCAAAAGACGACACCATTGTCGGGCATGCGGGAAGGTGTTGTGCAACAAATGTTGTagtatgaaatataaattagaGTATCAAGGGAATATTGACTCCCGCGTTTGCGTTTTCTGTTATCAGCTACTTACGAAAG CTGAAACAGAACAAGCCATAGGGGAGTGGTCTTCTCGTTATGCGACGTGCATGAGTAACAATGATATTAATTCACCCCAG TTAGCTGGTGGACTGCCGCCACCACCTACAGTCATGGTACCAGTCGGAGTTCTTAAAAGGGAAGGTGGTACAAAGAACCGGCCAGAAGTTTCAAAGTCCGTTATGTTCAGCGATG AGCTAGACATGTCCTGGGACTCGAAATCGCTGTACCGGAAGTCAGGGAACAAGAGGATACCGACGCCTGGTTCATCCGTGCCGAGTACTTCAGTGAAGAGGCAGAACCTGCCACGCTTGGACCCCAACACCGAATGCTTCGTGCCCCAGGATTCCAGTGCCCTGCCACCGACTGTAACGATACACAAAGGAC AAGTATCTTACCACGCCGTGACGGACGAGGGACTTCTCTACAAGACGTTGAGAAACGAATGCGAGCCTCCTGTCATGTTCGCAGTGAATCGGAATCTCTATGCCTACGTGAAGATACTGAATC TGAACTGCTGCATAAATAAAACCTGTTGGAACGTCACGTCGAAGGGATTAGCCTGCGTTGGGCAAGACGAAGTTATATTGTTAGTCGAAGTGCTGCCCGATGAGTGCCGGGTGCCAAAGGACCTACTCATCTTCATTAACCAGTTATACCTTGAAGCTATCAAAG gGAACACTGTATCCGAGTTGGGATTCTCGATATACCAGGGAGGGAATCTTTTGGGTTCCCGAGAGCACGCAGGATTTCTCTTCATACGGCAAACCTTGCAGTGCTTGCAGAAGGTCGTGTTACCCCCTGCGCCCTATCTGTTCGGTCTCCTGGTTCACAG GTGGGAAACCCCGTGGGCCAAGGTGTTTCCGCTGCGCCTTGTTCTCCGCCTTGGAGCCGAATACCGCTACTACCCTTGCCCGCTGTTCTCCGTTCGGTTTCGAGACGCGTTGTACTTCGAGATAGGTCACACGGTGATGAAAGTGCTGGCGGATTTCAGGAACTTCGGGTACACGTTGCCAGGCGTGAGAGGCCTGGCCATTCACCTGAGGAACAGGATGACAGACGTGATGCTCCCGAAGAACCGCTACGACCAAGTGATAAAGGGCTTGAACAATTCCAACGACCACGTGCTGGCGTACGCCTCGAATTTCAGTATATCGGCCGACTCGCATTTAGTCTGCATTCAAACGAACACGGGCGACGAGAGCAGTTATCAGACGCAGGCGATCAGTATCAACAATAAGCCCAGAACAG TAACGGGAACGAGCTTCATCGTCATTAACGGCGCGTTGAAGTCGTCGATGGGTCTGTCAGCGAAGTCCAGCATAGTGGAGGATGGACTGATGGTTGAAATCATGCCGGAGAAGATGGAGGCATTGAAGGCAGCCCTGAAGAACATGCAGGACTTCTCCATCGGGTGCGGGCGGCAAGGAGCGCCCGAGCCGGACGAGACAGTGAACATAAAATGGGTCGATAACGATGTGCAGTTCAATTTAGG AGTTAAGAGTCCCATCGACGCGCAACCAATGGACGGCATTCCATCGATTAGAGTGCACAATGGCACTGACTACAAGGGAACAAGTAGATTCATTCGCTGGACCGAAGTGTTTATAATCAAG TGCGCTGGGAATCATTTCTGTTTAAAGTCCGATGACCACCCGACCGGTGTGCACGATCCAGtggatataaataaattatctgGCAACATAGCGAAAGCGACGTGTACAGCTCTGGTGAAGCTGCTGGATCTTCTAGCCACTGCTGGTTTAACCAAGCTTGGGGTCAGGACGACCATCCATCCTGATAAT GTTGGTTACGAAGCTGGTAGCGAGGGCATGAAATTGCCACCGATCTACATGAACAGCCTGGACAACGAATTGATCCAGGTTCTGCATAAAGCAGCCCAAAGCAGTCAGGATACGCATACCGTGCTTGAATTAATCTTTTACATCCTCGACGATTGA